Proteins encoded by one window of Aphis gossypii isolate Hap1 chromosome X, ASM2018417v2, whole genome shotgun sequence:
- the LOC114119691 gene encoding bestrophin-4-like, protein MTVTYTAEVATCRGFGCFLKLLLRWRGSIYKLVWPDLAAFLFCYYTLNLTYRFALNQQQKRIFESISEYCEKYSELIPLSFVLGFYISIIMQRWWDQYCSIPWPDPIAVYVSSHIHGQDERGRLMRRTIMRYVCLGLTMVFSSISPRVKKRFPTLDHFVEAGLLLENEKTIVLDLNDKFPSHSKHWLPVVWAASIVTRARKEGRIRDDFAVKTIIDELNKFRGQCGLLLNYDSISVPLVYTQVVTLAVYSFFITTVMGRQWLDKPIAPLANLKHQTESNPANYNYIDLYFPVFTTLQFFFYMGWLKVAESLINPFGEDDDDFEVNWIIDRNVQVSYLIVDEMHHEHPELIRDQYWDQVFPTELPYTVAAGERERHPEPSTANIAVSDADAEYSMPPKCCDDGQTLDDDDANSGIHFVATGGSYKRSNSQLRGRPISSHSSNDHHHHLNNQSVASSLNRVGSVTSILKNLFKRTGGTSAQSAGDGLLSRVSSSNRFPGSSWQSQESLQSSSSKLLQQQFGSVRIADQVIEELDEQMTITAGGRLERRSEKPNVRTVFPPQPPLPNESASSNLSNITYTEVLSTNDDFGYQDGKKEDTLMRSDSDSSNHHTPSTSSLLFVVEPVVDQSATINNDPSNSRTSSVTYDYETSRRTPDHHD, encoded by the exons gTGGCGAGGAAGTATATACAAGTTAGTGTGGCCTGACTTAGCTGCATTCCtcttttgttattatacactGAATTTGACTTATCGCTTTGCGTTAAATCAACAGCAAAAACG aATATTTGAAAGCATATCGGAGTATTGCGAAAAATACAGCGAATTGATACCGTTGTCCTTTGTGCTTGGATTTTATATATCCATAATTATGCAACGGTGGTGGGACCAATATTGTTCGATTCCGTGGCCTGATCCTATAGCAGTTTACGTGAGTTCGCATATTCACGGACAG GACGAAAGAGGGAGATTGATGAGACGTACAATCATGCGGTATGTCTGTTTGGGTCTGACTATGGTATTCTCCAGTATCAGCCCTAGAGTAAAGAAGCGTTTTCCTACTCTGGATCATTTTGTTGAAGCTG GATTATTGTTGGAAAACGAAAAAACGATCgtattagatttaaatgaCAAATTCCCTAGTCACTCCAAACACTGGTTACCGGTCGTGTGGGCGGCGAGCATAGTGACTAGGGCCAGAAAAGAAGGACGGATTCGTGATGATTTCGCGGTAAAAACGATTATTGACGAGTTGAATAAATTTCGCGGTCAATGCGGTTTGTTACTCAATTACGATTCAATAAGCGTACCACTCGTTTATACCCAg GTTGTAACATTGGCCgtgtattcatttttcattactaCCGTGATGGGAAGACAATGGTTGGATAAACCAATAGCACCATTAGCAAATCTTAAACACCAAACAGAATCCAATCCGgcaaattataactatatcgaTTTGTATTTTCCGGTATTTACTACTTTACAGTTTTTCTTTTACATGGGGTGGCTAAAAGTGGCCGAATCGTTGATTAATCCATTTGGAGAAGACGATGATGATTTTGAAGTCAATTGGATCATCGATCGTAATGTCCaa GTTTCGTATCTAATAGTAGACGAAATGCATCACGAACATCCAGAGTTAATCAGAGATCAGTATTGGGATCAGGTGTTTCCGACAGAATTGCCATATACTGTAGCTGCCGGCGAACGTGAACGGCATCCCGAACCATCGACAGCCAACATAGCTGTATCCGATGCAGACGCGGAATATTCAATGCCACCCAAGTGCTGCGACGACGGACAAACccta gacgacgacgacgcgaACAGCGGCATACACTTCGTAGCGACAGGAGGCAGCTACAAGAGATCGAACAGTCAGCTGCGCGGCCGTCCCATATCGTCGCACAGCTCCAACGATCATCACCACCATCTCAACAACCAGAGCGTGGCTAGTTCGCTAAACCGAGTCGGTTCGGTCACGTCCATATTGAAAAATCTGTTCAAACGCACCGGTGGTACCTCCGCCCAGTCGGCTGGCGACG GGCTTCTATCGAGGGTATCAAGCAGCAACAGATTTCCAGGAAGTAGCTGGCAGAGTCAAGAGAGTTTACAGAGTAGCAGTAGTAAATTACTACAACAACAGTTTGGTAGTGTACGAATTGCCGATCAG GTGATCGAGGAACTAGATGAACAAATGACGATCACAGCAGGGGGTCGGCTAGAGAGGCGTAGCGAAAAACCAAATGTGCGTACCGTATTTCCTCCTCAACCACCGTTGCCGAACGAATCTGCATCatcaaatttatcaaatatcacTTACACAGAAGTGTTGTCAACTAACGATGATTTTGGCTATCAAGATGGAAAAAAAGAAGATACATTGATGCGTAGCGATAGTGACAGCAGTAACCACCACACGCCTAGTACATCTAGTTTGTTGTTTGTTGTCGAACCAGTGGTAGACCAATCGGCTACTATAAACAATGATCCATCTAACAGTAGGACTTCGTCAGTCACTTATGATTATGAAACATCTAGACGGACTCCCGACCATCATGACTAG
- the LOC114119682 gene encoding homeobox protein 12-like yields MGVCFLCDAKLYGERTRVCSSITPHSNIPYPEKIVELLGDEFVVIVTPADHMCKKCTSLLTHMDKLENDLKLVKNAMLSYIQKKYGILPPDQAVKGVEIVNGHLKADEQLEQGQRKVPSGLTVGVSPTSTSAASVTSVQTPLKMLKTQQQTQQHQHQPQHHQQQSSQDGSNKMKIYKCGFCTFQSKELGHVRFHMRTHMNKKEPEKPILNQSAAKALTPAPPQQKKRLYRCQVCSKSFDSRMNCLDHIQKDHNQPTASTSNGEREAEDSRSVTTSKTNKTELSKTQENNQQGETPMDVDDNQESNKQGTVDTDMMLNDNVPTEGSGDNEQEEETENAGEEEETENSQDNKTVKEAKLIKKSESGQEDDDDEDTAMPEQEEEADQEAPDSVEKDVDEDNSNVENKTGDLDIESMLAAIHNDTPTSSEDSQNKA; encoded by the exons atgGGTGTTTGTTTTCTTTGTGATGCGAAATTGTACGGTGAACGGACTCGAGTCTGTTCAAGTATTACACCACATAGTAATATACCATACCCAGAAAAAATAGTTGAGCTTCTCGGAGATGAATTTGTGGTTATAGTAACCCCTGCTGATCACATGTGCAAAAAATGCACATCGCTTTTGACTCATATGGACAAGTTGGAAAATGATCTGAAACTTGTTAAAAATGCAATGTTGTCATATATTCAGAAGAAATATGGAATATTGCCTCCTGATCAGGCTGTTAAGGGTGTTGAG attgtcaATGGACACTTAAAAGCAGATGAACAACTAGAACAGGGTCAACGAAAAGTACCTAGTGGTCTGACAGTTGGAGTTTCTCCCACTTCGACTTCTGCTGCTTCTGTTACTTCAGTCCAAACcccattaaaaatgttaaaaacacaACAGCAAACGCAGCAACACCAACATCAACCACAACATCATCAACAACAATCATCACAAGATGGctctaataaaatgaaaatatacaaatgcGGTTTTTGTACATTCCAATCAAAAGAGCTTGGACATGTTcg ATTCCACATGCGCActcatatgaataaaaaagaacCGGAAAAACCTATTCTTAATCAATCAGCGGCCAAAGCATTAACTCcg gcACCACCACAACAGAAGAAACGACTCTATAGATGCCAAGTATGTTCCAAATCATTTGACAGTCGAATGAATTGTCTTGATCACATTCAGAAAGATCATAATCAGCCAACTGCATCAACTTCAAATggg gaaagAGAAGCTGAAGATTCTCGTTCGGTTACTACATCTAAAACTAACAAGACAGAACTATCTAAGACACAAGAAAATAATCAGCAAGGGGAGACTCCTATGGATGTAGATGATAATCAAGAAAGTAATAAACAAGGAACTGTAGATACGGATATGATGTTAAATGACAATGTCCCCACTGAAGGATCTGGAGATAATGAACAAGAAGAAGAAACTGAAAATGCAGGTGAAGAAGAAGAAACTGAAAACTCTCAAGataataaaactgttaaagaagctaaattgattaaaaaatctgAGTCTGGACAAGAAGATGATGATGACGAAGATACAGCTATGCCTGAACAAGAAGAAGAAGCTGATCAAGAAGCTCCAGACAGTGTTGAGAAAGACGTTGATGAAGACAATTCAAATGTGGAAAACAAAACAGGAGACTTAGACATAGAATCTATGTTAGCTGCAATCCATAATGATACTCCTACTAGCAGTGAGGATTCACAAAACAAAGCTTGA